Proteins found in one Kineosporia sp. NBRC 101731 genomic segment:
- a CDS encoding glycosyltransferase family 1 protein translates to MSRVLQIPGDHPYVRSACPPAYRAAVSPSAVPNPALSVAWLREHRSELDIVHLHFGFEHLDADGLRRWVDELRALRLPLVYTVHDLRNPHQDGPEPHDANLDVLIPAAGSVLTLTKGAAREIRRRWGRRADVVPHPAVFDPALLASGPADRSGPPTVGIHLKDLRRNVVEPDRVVRAALAGAREVGGRLRIDLHPGALRRPELRRTRELGRRGEIDLRVHGRFDDAELATYLSQLDAYVLPNRFGTHSGWLEACRDVGTRVVAPSCGYYTEQWDDVVGYFNDERAGFDEESLSDAVREALTRAPVAPVDAGFRQRQLALVRSVHTDAYTRVRPAALREHTWGTGRVAV, encoded by the coding sequence ATGAGCCGGGTCCTGCAGATCCCGGGCGATCATCCGTACGTCCGCAGTGCCTGTCCGCCCGCCTACCGGGCCGCGGTCTCGCCGTCGGCGGTGCCGAACCCGGCGTTGTCGGTCGCCTGGCTGCGCGAGCACCGGTCCGAGTTGGACATCGTCCATCTGCACTTCGGTTTCGAGCACCTGGACGCCGACGGACTGCGCCGCTGGGTGGATGAACTGCGGGCGTTACGGCTGCCTCTGGTCTACACCGTGCACGACCTGCGGAACCCGCACCAGGACGGACCGGAGCCGCACGACGCGAATCTCGACGTCCTGATCCCCGCGGCCGGGTCGGTGCTGACCCTCACGAAGGGAGCGGCGCGCGAGATCCGGCGCCGCTGGGGGCGTCGCGCCGATGTGGTGCCGCACCCGGCCGTCTTCGATCCGGCACTGCTGGCGTCCGGACCCGCCGACCGGTCCGGTCCGCCGACCGTCGGTATTCACCTGAAAGACCTGCGGCGCAACGTGGTCGAGCCCGACCGGGTGGTGCGGGCCGCGCTGGCCGGGGCCCGCGAGGTGGGTGGCCGCCTGCGGATCGACCTACACCCCGGGGCCCTGCGCCGTCCGGAGCTGCGCCGGACGCGCGAACTGGGCCGCCGGGGCGAGATCGATCTGCGGGTGCACGGCCGGTTCGACGACGCCGAGCTCGCCACCTACCTCTCGCAGCTGGACGCCTACGTCCTGCCGAACCGCTTCGGTACGCACTCCGGGTGGCTGGAGGCCTGCCGCGACGTCGGCACCCGGGTAGTCGCGCCCTCGTGCGGGTACTACACCGAGCAATGGGACGATGTGGTCGGCTATTTCAACGACGAACGGGCCGGGTTCGACGAGGAGTCGCTGAGCGACGCCGTGCGGGAGGCCCTGACCCGGGCCCCGGTGGCCCCGGTCGACGCGGGTTTCCGCCAGCGGCAGCTCGCTCTCGTGCGGTCGGTGCACACCGACGCATACACCCGCGTCCGCCCGGCGGCCCTGCGGGAACACACGTGGGGGACGGGCCGGGTGGCGGTGTGA